In one Dermacentor variabilis isolate Ectoservices chromosome 4, ASM5094787v1, whole genome shotgun sequence genomic region, the following are encoded:
- the LOC142578846 gene encoding uncharacterized protein LOC142578846 isoform X1, which yields MQVRLPPGGVALYVCLSVLACGLAHADAGSGDSTVGQDGALDCPEMCKCRSTDSSGAQRVLCVGQLRRAVPKDLPPQVASLDLSRNKIRRINSSELSPVNYTHASYLRHLNLHQNLIQEINVNSFQTLVSLQELDVSDNVIYAIHVNSFDALEALTVLNLSGNHLDQLKHEWFQGLSNLTVLDLSHNKIQALNNVVFWSLHHLVHLRVDYNRISSVGLLSLKGLDSLRYLNVSHNNIMTIQTGTLRPTPNLDVLDMSYNPITSLHEPFKHGHNIRKLHASHLYNLSHLSKAVFTDLESAEEVFMNNCPALETVQSDAFSPLKAVRKLDLRFNNFTTLPSGLFDQLLQIERVRLNGNPWFCDCRLYWLLLWLRDNVRAHLLSPSNTLCAKPSNLTDVTVLDAVDKHMVCRKATVIEHTTQAHFRLFTSAVLSCRVDGSPAPSITWTTPHKHRFNWTAEYGASVGNSSLNGRVDRGDCPKFVLLQNGDLFVREVQRGDSGHYRCTATNVLGHQMVAIRLTLDYDFLVNVKIVSVLVGCATAFGFVLITMVVMVVSAILRRFGVECPCCMIGESPRARQLYRMLESLEQYRCQQLERLRDNYACQVLRIKENCTQQMEKIRESYTGQTDRLRDFCDYGTAQITNMRDNYYSQVQRVRDYGIGQIDRLRENYVFQRNRIRKFSAHHLYKLRENYKLQQQHLNKILENLNLESCRSVCARTDSIIFDPAEIGLEPPPLEILPPPAIFPLFMDEDTESQISAYYTPDTLSQVSPDEVVLQPNFPNLDSFPDFAAELPAIHMPDMCGMAPDQPGPSYLPRTNVTVHLDCDPNFDVAASEVPLLQNASHETAV from the exons ATGCAAGTAAGGCTTCCACCGGGAGGCGTTGCACTCTACGTCTGCCTTTCGGTGCTCGCTTGCGGACTGGCGCACGCGGATGCTGGCTCAGGTGACAGCACCGTCGGCCAAGATGGCGCGCTCGACTGTCCTGAAATGTGCAAGTGCCGCTCAACAGATTCTTCAGGAGCGCAACGTGTCCTCTGCGTGGGACAGCTGCGCAGAGCTGTGCCGAAAGACCTCCCACCTCAAGTTGCATCACTCGATCTTTCACGGAACAAGATCAGAAGAATTAACTCAAGCGAGCTGAGTCCTGTAAACTATACACATGCAAGTTACCTGAGACACCTCAATCTGCACCAGAATCTTATACAAGAAATAAATGTTAATAGCTTTCAAACGCTAGTCTCTCTCCAAGAGCTGGATGTAAGTGACAATGTAATTTATGCCATCCATGTAAATAGTTTTGATGCTCTTGAAGCTCTTACTGTGTTAAACCTTTCTGGAAACCATCTGGACCAACTCAAACATGAATGGTTCCAAGGCCTTTCCAACTTGACTGTGCTTGACCTGTCGCACAACAAGATCCAAGCATTGAATAATGTAGTGTTCTGGTCACTCCACCATCTGGTCCACTTGCGTGTGGATTACAACAGAATCAGTTCTGTGGGGCTCTTAAGCCTGAAGGGTCTTGACTCTCTCCGGTATCTTAATGTTAGCCACAATAACATTATGACCATACAAACTGGCACACTGCGACCAACGCCAAATCTGGACGTACTGGACATGAGCTACAACCCTATCACAAGCCTTCATGAACCATTTAAGCATGGGCATAACATTCGCAAACTACATGCATCTCACCTATACAATCTCTCTCACTTGTCAAAGGCAGTCTTTACAGACTTAGAAAGTGCAGAAGAAGTGTTTATGAACAACTGCCCTGCCCTAGAGACAGTGCAGAGTGATGCTTTCTCGCCACTGAAAGCTGTTCGCAAGCTGGACTTGCGTTTCAACAACTTCACCACTCTTCCATCTGGATTGTTTGACCAGCTGCTACAAATAGAACGGGTTCGTCTCAATGGCAATCCATGGTTCTGCGACTGCCGCCTTTACTGGCTGCTACTGTGGCTACGTGACAATGTGCGGGCCCACCTCTTGTCACCGTCAAACACTCTTTGTGCCAAGCCATCAAACCTTACTGACGTCACAGTGCTTGATGCTGTGGACAAGCACATGGTCTGCCGCAAGGCTACAGTGATTGAGCACACAACCCAAGCACATTTTAGGTTGTTTACATCAGCTGTGCTCTCATGCCGCGTTGATGGAAGCCCTGCTCCTTCAATAACCTGGACCACACCGCACAAGCACCGCTTCAACTGGACAGCGGAATATGGCGCATCTGTTGGAAATTCTTCTCTCAATGGACGGGTGGACAGGGGCGACTGCCCGAAGTTTGTGCTCCTTCAGAATGGTGACTTGTTTGTGCGTGAGGTCCAACGTGGTGACAGTGGTCATTACCGGTGCACAGCCACCAATGTGCTAGGCCACCAGATGGTTGCCATACGACTCACCCTAGACTATGACTTTCTGGTGAATGTCAAAATAGTGAGTGTGCTTGTGGGGTGTGCTACAGCATTTGGTTTTGTGCTTATCACAATGGTGGTCATGGTAGTCAGTGCCATACTACGGAGATTTGGGGTGGAGTGTCCGTGCTGCATGATAGGAGAGTCGCCGCGCGCACGACAGCTTTATCGCATGCTCGAAAGTCTTGAGCAATACCGATGCCAGCAGCTGGAGCGGCTTCGAGACAACTATGCCTGTCAAGTGCTTAGGATCAAGGAGAACTGTACCCAGCAGATGGAGAAGATCAGGGAAAGTTACACCGGACAGACAGATCGACTGAGGGACTTCTGCGACTATGGCACTGCACAAATCACGAACATGAGGGATAACTACTATTCACAG GTACAGAGGGTGCGGGACTATGGCATTGGCCAAATCGACAGGCTTCGCGAGAACTACGTGTTTCAGCGCAACAGGATTCGGAAGTTCAGTGCCCATCACCTGTACAAGTTACGTGAAAACTACAAGTTGCAGCAACAGCACCTTAACAAGATACTGGAGAACCTCAACCTCGAGAGCTGCCGGAGTGTCTGTGCTCGTACTGACTCCATCATCTTTGATCCTGCCGAGATTGGCCTGGAGCCTCCACCTCTGGAAATACTGCCGCCACCGGCCATCTTTCCTCTGTTCATGGATGAAGACACTGAGAGCCAGATTTCCGCTTACTACACTCCAGACACACTGTCTCAGGTGTCACCTGATGAAGTGGTTCTGCAGCCAAATTTTCCCAACCTAGACTCTTTCCCGGACTTCGCTGCAGAGCTTCCAGCCATCCACATGCCGGACATGTGTGGAATGGCACCAGATCAGCCAGGTCCCAGCTATTTACCACGAACAAATGTGACTGTGCATCTAGACTGTGACCCAAACTTTGATGTTGCTGCATCTGAAGTGCCACTGTTACAGAATGCATCCCATGAGACTGCAGTGTGA
- the LOC142578846 gene encoding uncharacterized protein LOC142578846 isoform X2, whose amino-acid sequence MQVRLPPGGVALYVCLSVLACGLAHADAGSGDSTVGQDGALDCPEMCKCRSTDSSGAQRVLCVGQLRRAVPKDLPPQVASLDLSRNKIRRINSSELSPVNYTHASYLRHLNLHQNLIQEINVNSFQTLVSLQELDVSDNVIYAIHVNSFDALEALTVLNLSGNHLDQLKHEWFQGLSNLTVLDLSHNKIQALNNVVFWSLHHLVHLRVDYNRISSVGLLSLKGLDSLRYLNVSHNNIMTIQTGTLRPTPNLDVLDMSYNPITSLHEPFKHGHNIRKLHASHLYNLSHLSKAVFTDLESAEEVFMNNCPALETVQSDAFSPLKAVRKLDLRFNNFTTLPSGLFDQLLQIERVRLNGNPWFCDCRLYWLLLWLRDNVRAHLLSPSNTLCAKPSNLTDVTVLDAVDKHMVCRKATVIEHTTQAHFRLFTSAVLSCRVDGSPAPSITWTTPHKHRFNWTAEYGASVGNSSLNGRVDRGDCPKFVLLQNGDLFVREVQRGDSGHYRCTATNVLGHQMVAIRLTLDYDFLVNVKIVSVLVGCATAFGFVLITMVVMVVSAILRRFGVECPCCMIGESPRARQLYRMLESLEQYRCQQLERLRDNYACQVLRIKENCTQQMEKIRESYTGQTDRLRDFCDYGTAQITNMRDNYYSQHARSCPTIYNLTRVRDPCTCHHAKRERTVSECHSAHWQQVQQNVAFPLWLMVW is encoded by the coding sequence ATGCAAGTAAGGCTTCCACCGGGAGGCGTTGCACTCTACGTCTGCCTTTCGGTGCTCGCTTGCGGACTGGCGCACGCGGATGCTGGCTCAGGTGACAGCACCGTCGGCCAAGATGGCGCGCTCGACTGTCCTGAAATGTGCAAGTGCCGCTCAACAGATTCTTCAGGAGCGCAACGTGTCCTCTGCGTGGGACAGCTGCGCAGAGCTGTGCCGAAAGACCTCCCACCTCAAGTTGCATCACTCGATCTTTCACGGAACAAGATCAGAAGAATTAACTCAAGCGAGCTGAGTCCTGTAAACTATACACATGCAAGTTACCTGAGACACCTCAATCTGCACCAGAATCTTATACAAGAAATAAATGTTAATAGCTTTCAAACGCTAGTCTCTCTCCAAGAGCTGGATGTAAGTGACAATGTAATTTATGCCATCCATGTAAATAGTTTTGATGCTCTTGAAGCTCTTACTGTGTTAAACCTTTCTGGAAACCATCTGGACCAACTCAAACATGAATGGTTCCAAGGCCTTTCCAACTTGACTGTGCTTGACCTGTCGCACAACAAGATCCAAGCATTGAATAATGTAGTGTTCTGGTCACTCCACCATCTGGTCCACTTGCGTGTGGATTACAACAGAATCAGTTCTGTGGGGCTCTTAAGCCTGAAGGGTCTTGACTCTCTCCGGTATCTTAATGTTAGCCACAATAACATTATGACCATACAAACTGGCACACTGCGACCAACGCCAAATCTGGACGTACTGGACATGAGCTACAACCCTATCACAAGCCTTCATGAACCATTTAAGCATGGGCATAACATTCGCAAACTACATGCATCTCACCTATACAATCTCTCTCACTTGTCAAAGGCAGTCTTTACAGACTTAGAAAGTGCAGAAGAAGTGTTTATGAACAACTGCCCTGCCCTAGAGACAGTGCAGAGTGATGCTTTCTCGCCACTGAAAGCTGTTCGCAAGCTGGACTTGCGTTTCAACAACTTCACCACTCTTCCATCTGGATTGTTTGACCAGCTGCTACAAATAGAACGGGTTCGTCTCAATGGCAATCCATGGTTCTGCGACTGCCGCCTTTACTGGCTGCTACTGTGGCTACGTGACAATGTGCGGGCCCACCTCTTGTCACCGTCAAACACTCTTTGTGCCAAGCCATCAAACCTTACTGACGTCACAGTGCTTGATGCTGTGGACAAGCACATGGTCTGCCGCAAGGCTACAGTGATTGAGCACACAACCCAAGCACATTTTAGGTTGTTTACATCAGCTGTGCTCTCATGCCGCGTTGATGGAAGCCCTGCTCCTTCAATAACCTGGACCACACCGCACAAGCACCGCTTCAACTGGACAGCGGAATATGGCGCATCTGTTGGAAATTCTTCTCTCAATGGACGGGTGGACAGGGGCGACTGCCCGAAGTTTGTGCTCCTTCAGAATGGTGACTTGTTTGTGCGTGAGGTCCAACGTGGTGACAGTGGTCATTACCGGTGCACAGCCACCAATGTGCTAGGCCACCAGATGGTTGCCATACGACTCACCCTAGACTATGACTTTCTGGTGAATGTCAAAATAGTGAGTGTGCTTGTGGGGTGTGCTACAGCATTTGGTTTTGTGCTTATCACAATGGTGGTCATGGTAGTCAGTGCCATACTACGGAGATTTGGGGTGGAGTGTCCGTGCTGCATGATAGGAGAGTCGCCGCGCGCACGACAGCTTTATCGCATGCTCGAAAGTCTTGAGCAATACCGATGCCAGCAGCTGGAGCGGCTTCGAGACAACTATGCCTGTCAAGTGCTTAGGATCAAGGAGAACTGTACCCAGCAGATGGAGAAGATCAGGGAAAGTTACACCGGACAGACAGATCGACTGAGGGACTTCTGCGACTATGGCACTGCACAAATCACGAACATGAGGGATAACTACTATTCACAG